The Salvelinus sp. IW2-2015 linkage group LG4q.2, ASM291031v2, whole genome shotgun sequence genome includes the window GCGATGGGGAGCGATTTCTAACACAAACAAGCCCTTTAAGTACCCACTCTGCTCTGTCCTGAAGACTTCATTATGGACACAATGCATAAATCTACATCGAAATCTGGAATTCTCTCCTCAAAATGTCATACTTTCAGGTATTTCTACATCCCCAAGTAGCAGAAAATGGTGCATATTACATGATAAATGGGAGCCTTTTTATTGCGGAACGATTTTAAACCCATATYGGTGTTTGTGCACACAACTCTGAGGATAAACTGTATGACTTACAATATGGGCTATCTTTCGTTGAAGGGTAATTTGGATAACAATTAACTGGACAGTCACTGTCTTAAggtaatcaaatcaatcaaatatgAACCAATTCACTAGAGGGAAAGAAAAAACAGCCATGCAAATCTGTGAAGGTTAGAGTAGTAGTTGTGTTTAAAACTATTTCATCATCATCTTGACACAGTATAATATCTCCGGCTAAGTATTCTGTCCATTTCTCATGACAATGAACAATATGGCCATTATGCCCTGTAAACCTTGATGATGGGCATTTTATCAAGTCAAATCATAGTTTTCTCAATAGACTATAGAACACAGACATCCATATGAAGTACCAGAGAAAATAATAGTACATAATTCTTTGtctgcatcccaaaaggcaccctattcactacatagtgcactactttagaacaagGCCCAKatggctctgctcaaaagtagtgcactatagagggaatagggtgccatttgagatgaacACTTTGCCTTTGGAGATACAGAGTGGTCTTGGACGTCTTCTATTGTTCAGATATGCTAAAAAGAACAGGAAAGGCCTTACAATGTTTATGGTTGTCATTCTGAGGTTATTTGTTTCACATAACCTTCCAGCTTATTATTTAACAAAAagtattacaaaaaaataaatacttttttcaagCACACTGTTCCACctcttaaaaatgtatatatttacatgtTTTTGCCCCAAAAAAGTAAAGGGACGAAGTCCTGTCCTGCAGTCAAATGGCCAAATCGCCTCATGAGTGGaaaattattaatatttttcataatttcctaattaataaacttttttatttttttatcaggtgtttatgtcaaacggttttgttatatttcagtcttctgtgatgtatataaagtgtaatattgggatgcaaactcaaaatgtaatagatttcacctctatatctgacatggtacaggtgtcttgtttttttaagcccataaccatgtgtgtgaggtgttacttttgtttcaaagtagatttgtttaaaactactctgtgtgaccctgatttagcccactgcagtaaaaggttaaacctTATGAAAAGACAAAATGTAGTCCATCTCAGTAACGTATCATCTCCATCCCAACTGtaagttaaaacttcttcaggattggtgggtccactgtgggacggttgagctaatgtaggctaatgcgattagcatgaggttgtaagtaacaacaacatttcccaggacatagacatatatctgatattggcagaaagcttacattcttgttaatctaactgcggtgtccaatttacagtagctattacagtgaaagaataacatgctattgtttgaggagagtgcacagttttgaacatgaaacgttattaataaacaaattaggcacatYTGGGCAGTCTTGATACAAMattttgaacataaatgcaatggttcattggatcagtctaaMACTTTGCAAATACACTGCTGCtatctagtggccaatatctaaattgcaacctgggctggaataatacattatggcctttctcttgcatttcaaaSatgatggtacaaaaaaatacaaaaaacggtTGGCTTCTTCTTYgtattatcttttaccagatctaWTGTGTTATATTMtcctacattcctttcacatttccacaaacttgaaagtgtttcctttcaaatgctaccaagaaaatgcatatccttgcttcagggcctgagctacaggcagttcgatttgggtatgtcgtTTTAGGCRAACTTTTTTAAATggggccgatccttaagaggaGACCAACACCCTCCGCTCCTCGGgttaaagaaagaaaataatacattttacaatatgtTTGATTGCGTAGCTGCATTTAGCTGTGGTCGTGATACATCATGTCAGTGGAACTGAtatcaaacaaaaaataaattgaATCTAAAGAAGTTTgaaaaagagaaataaaagaGAAAATAAGAGATTATCCAGAGGATAAGGTAACAAAGAATTTgtgagctttgtgtgtgtgtgtgtgtgtgtgtgtttgtgtgtgtttgtgtgcgtgcgtgggtttgcaagtgtgtgtgtatatagatgcgGTTTCATTGGATTAAGGTCTATTGTATGCTGATATAACTAGCCTGAGGGCTTTTCATTTTGAGACGATTTAAGGTATTTTCTGTACAAATGAAATTATTCCCTTCCATTGGAATGTGTGATTTTCAAATGAGCTACTTTCTCTCTATTGTGTGGATGATAAGTAGTAACTAAAAGGTGTTTTCAAAGTGTAGATGGAACCTATTCTGTTAAAAACAATTTCCTATTTTGTGTGTATAGTTACAGCTAGTAGTGGGGAAAGTGGCATGCATGTATTCTCCGTGGGATCTCTCATATtgttgtaaatacatttgaaatagcCAAGAAAGCATTAAGGGATGCCGTCCAAATGACAYcctattccctatgtagtgcactacttttgaccaggacccataaggctttggtcaaaagtagtgcaccatgaaaggaatagggtgccatttggaacatacgGTATATAGATCTGGTGGGCAGTAGTGGTTTAGCACAGCGRGATTTTTGAAATAGASGMCTGGCTGCTTTCATGTAGTGGTTTAGCACAGCAGGGTTTTTGAAATAGAAGCCTGGCTGCTTTCATGGTAAAGACATACAGCTCTATTGTTATGTTCACATAAATGTGTTGTGGTAATGACGTGGCTTTCAAGGGCCAGCACCTTTCTGACTAAAAAGCACCTGTGTGTacgtttctgtgtttgtgtgtgtgtatatgcatgctaGTTACAGTCTCTAACAAGGTCCAAGAGCTTTACCTGATGAAATCGTCCTGGCCCTACCTGGGGATGATGGAAGAATTGGCCTGAATGGAGGTTGACGTGGAGAGGGTTGGGGATGATGGTGGTGGCCAGGGGTGATGGGGTttgaggtggagatggagaggggttGGAGAGGATGGTGGTGGCCAGGGTGAATGGGGTTGGTTGAtggagagggttggagaggaTCGGTGGATAGCGGCAGGGGTGTCGGGGTTTTGAAGGTTATGATGGAGAGGCGGCTTTGGAGTAGGATGGTGGTGGCCAGGGGTGATGGGGTTTAtgcaggtgacgtggagagggttggagagagatgGTGGTGGCCAGGGGTGATCGGGGTTTGAGGTTGATGGACGAGGGTGTGGATGATGGTGTTGCGAGGGGTGATGGGTTTGGAGGTTGATGGAGAGGTTTGGGGATGATGAGCTTGGTGCCAGCGGGTGATGGGGTTTGAGGTTGACTTGGAAGAGGGGTTGGAGAGGATGAGTGGTGGCCAGGGTGATGGGGTTTGAGGTGATGGAGAGGGGTTGGTGAGGATGGTGGTGGCCAGGGGTGAAGTGGGGTTTGAAGGTTGATGGAGAGGGGTTGGGGATGATGGTGGTGGCCGAGGGGTGATGGGGTTTGAGAGGTTGGActggagaggggtgggagaggtggTGGGTGGCCAGGGGTGATGGGGTTTGAGGTTGACGTGGAGAGGGTTGGGGAGGATGGTGGTGGGCCAGGGGTGATGGGGTTTGAGGTTGACGGTGTGGAGAGGGGTTGGGAGATGGTGGTTGGCCAGGGGTGAACTGGGTTTGCAGGATTGGACTCGTCGGAGAAGGTTGGGGAGGATGGTGGTGGCTCTCAGGGGTGATAGAGGGTTTGAGGTTGGACGTGGAGATGGGTTGGGAGAGGAATGGTGGTGCGCACCGGTGAGGTGACAGGGTGGTTTTGGAGGCCAGCGTGGAAGAGGTTGGGGAGTGATGGTGGGGCCAGGGTGATGGGGGTTTTCGAGAGGTTTGACGtggagagggttggagaggaTGGTGTGTCGGCCAGGGGTGATGGGGGTTTGAGGTTGACGTGGAGAGGGTCTTGGAGACCGGATGGTGGCTGGGCAAGGGGTGATGCGGGTTTGCCGGTATTGACGTGGAAGAGGGTTGGGAGAGGATGGTGGTGGGCCAGGAGGTGATCGGGGTATTAGGAGTTTGACGTGGGCAGCGGTTGGGGAGGATGGTGGTGGCCAGGGGCTTGATGGGGATTCTGAGGACTTGCATGGAGAGGGGTTGGGGATGATGGTGGAGGGGCTTGGGGAGCTGCATGTCTgaggtgggggtggaggtggttGGGGGTGATGGTGGCTGAGTGATGTGGTGTGATGAGTCAGTGCTTGAGTTTACCATATTGAAAGTGAGACCTGATGGGGTTAAAGGTGGAGGCAGTTGGAGATGTTTCGGTATGATGGGGGGTCAGTTGGGGATGATGATATGGAGAGTCAGTCAGTGGGGATGATAGTGAGAGTCAGTCAGTGGGGCTGATGATAGTGAGTGACAGTCAGTGGGGCTGATGATAGTGAGAGTCAGTCAGTGGGGCTGATGATAGTGAGAGTCAGTCAGTGGGGATGATGATAGTGAGAGTCAGTCAGTGGGGATGATGATAGTGAGAGTCAGTCCCCGCTGACTGACTCTCACTATCATCATGCCCCACTGACTGACTTCTCAGCGATCATGAGTGCCCCCATCTGACTGACTCTCACTACTCATCACCCCCACTGACTGACGCTCACTATCCATCATCCCGGCTGACTGACTCTTCATATCCATCTCGTGACTTCTCACTCATCATCCGCAGCTGGATGACTCTCACTATCATCATCCCACTACTGAACTCTGACTATGCTATGTTCCATCTGACTGATACTATCATCATCTGGGCCGCTTCTGACTGACTGCTCACCCTATATCATCCCGCTGACTGACTCTCACTCATTCTGTACTGATCGGGATCTTAGGATCATTCCCGCTGACTTGACTTCTCATACTATCCCCACTGACTGACTCTCACTGATCATCATCCCCACTGACTGACCCATTTATCATCAGACTACCTCAATCATTATCCCCACTGACTGACTGCCACTATCATCATCCCCACTGACTGACTCTCTCACTATCATCATCCCCACTGACTGTCACTTTCATTCCACTGTGACTCCTATCATCCCCACTGACGACTCACATATCCCATCTGCTCTCAACTATCATCATCCCCACTGACTGGACTCTCACTATCAGTTCATTCCACGACTGTCACTCTCACTATCATCATCTGCGCCTGACTGACTCCCCTATGAATCATTCATCCATACTGACTCATCAGTTCTCATCCCACTGACGTGACTCTCACTATCATCATCCCCACTGCTGACTCTCACTATTCATCATCCCACTGACTGACTCTCACTATTCAGTCAATCCACTGACTGTACTCTCACTTATCATACTCCCACTGACTGTCACTCATATCATCAGCCCCATGCGACTGACTCTCACGTATCATCATGCCCGAACTGTCTGACTCTCACGTATCATCATCCCGCATGACTGCTACTTCAATCCCACTACTCTCTCACTATCTTCATCCCCCATACTGCACTCATCACATCCAGTGACTGACCAACATCATCATCCGACGTTACTATATCATCATCCACTCTCTCTGCATCTCATGCCCCTGACTGACTCTGCACATCATCATCCATGACCCCTACTCACTACTGCTGCTCTCATATATCAGCCCACTGGACTGTCACTCAACTAATCCCATCAGCCCACTGACTGAACTTTCTCACTATCATCCCCACTGCACTAGCTCGTCCATATCAAATCATCCCCACTGACCCGAGCCCATCTACCGAAACATCTTCAACTGCCTCCGACCTTTTAACCCCATCATGTCTCACTTTCAACTATGGTAAACTCAAGCACTGCTCATCACACTTCACATCACTCAGCACCATCACGCGcccaacatctccaccccacctcAGACAAATGCAGCTCCCCAACCCTGCCACCATCATGCCAACCCCTCTCCATGTccaacctcaaccccatccaCCCCTGGCCACCGAGCCATCCCTCTCCAACCCCTCTCTCGACGTCAACCTCAAACCCATCTCCACCCCTGGCACGTTAACCATCATCCCCAACCCTCTCCACTGTCAACGCTCAAACCCCGATCACCCTCTGGCCCACACCATCCATCCCCAACCCCCTCTCGCATCAACCTCAAACCCCATCACCCCTGGGCCACCACCAATTCGAACCCACCCCTCTGCCCCTCGCCCCCCCTCACTCAACCCCATCCCCCCCCACGGCCACCCCCCTCCCCGcccaactcccccccccccccttccagtcAACCTCAAGACCCCAT containing:
- the LOC139027648 gene encoding uncharacterized protein, producing MVNSSTDSSHHITQPPSPPTTSTPTSDMQLPKPLHHHPQPLSMQVLRIPIKPLATTILPNRCPRQTPNTPITSWPTTILSQPSSTSIPANPHHPLPSHHPVSKTLSTSTSNPHHPWPTHHPLQPSPRQTSRKPPSPWPHHHSPTSSTLASKTTLSPHRCAPPFLSQPISTSNLKPSITPESHHHPPQPSPTSPILQTQFTPGQPPSPNPSPHRQPQTPSPLAHHHPPQPSPRQPQTPSPLATHHLSHPSPVQPLKPHHPSATTIIPNPSPSTFKPHFTPGHHHPHQPLSITSNPITLATTHPLQPLFQVNLKPHHPLAPSSSSPNLSINLQTHHPSQHHHPHPRPSTSNPDHPWPPPSLSNPLHVTCINPITPGHHHPTPKPPLHHNLQNPDTPAAIHRSSPTLSINQPHSPWPPPSSPTPLHLHLKPHHPWPPPSSPTLSTSTSIQANSSIIPR